The sequence below is a genomic window from Ignavibacteriales bacterium.
AAGTTACTTTCCGCATCTCGCAACCGGAATGATTTATATGAATCACGCCGCAACGGGACCAATGTCAACCCTCGTTAAAGAGAAACTGAACGGTTTTATTTTCGATAAAAGTGAAAACAATATTGATGACTATAAAGGTTATCTGAAGGAAGCAGAAAAAGTAAAACAGGGAATTGCCGCTATGATCAATTCCAACCCCGACAGAATAGCTTTTACAGACAGTACAACAAACGGATTAAACTATCTTGCACAGGGTTTATGTCTAAAGAAAGGCGACAGGATAATTCTAAACGATATAGAATTTCCGGCAAATGTTTATCCGTTTATGAATCTCCAAAATGAAGGAGTGGAAATTGATTTTGTAAAATCATCAAATGGAATTGTTACCGCAGAAGATGTAATTAACAGTATAAAACCTGGGACAAAACTTGTAGCCATAAGTATGGTTCAGTTCCTATCAGGTTTCAGAGTTGATCTTGAAAAGATAGGGAAGGTATGCAGAGAAAAGGGAATCATTTTTTCTGTCGATGCAATTCAGGGACTTGGTGCGTTAAGATTGGATATTGTGAAGGATAAAATCGATTTCATTTCATGCGGAACACAAAAGTGGATGCTTGGTTTACAGGGACTTGCATTTATTTATATTTCAAAAGAATTGCAGGAAAGAATTAATCCCAAATACGTAGGTTGGCTTGGTGTTCAGGATGCATGGAACTTACTCGATTATAAACTTGAATTAAAACCTTCATCAGAAGGATTACAGACAGGAACAGTTTCAGTGATTGGAGTTTACGCATTGAGCGCGGCATTGGATTTATTCAATCAGTTTGGATTTGATGAAATTGAAAAGGAAGTGATTACAAACACAAAATATTTTATAAAGCGGCTTGATGAGATAGGATTGAAGCCACAATTATTCAATCGGCCACACGAAAGTCTTTCAGGAATTGTAAGTATAAAATCAGATGAGTGTCAAAAATATTTTGAAGCATTAACCACCGAAAAAATTTTTACTGTTGTGAGAGAAGGTGTTTTAAGAATTTCTCCGCACTTCTATAACACAACAGATGATATTGACAGGGTAGTTGAGGTTTTAAGAGGCGTACAGAAAACTTAAACAAAATATAAATGAATAGTGCCCCAATTTCACTTATAGATTTAAATATCCAATCTGTCATTCTGAATTTATTTCAGAATCTTTTCTATAATGTAGATCCCGAAACAAGTTCGGGATGACTAATTGTGAAATTAGGACACTACAAATAATTGAGCATGTTTTTTTCTTAATAATAATTAAATTTGAGTGTCAGCTAATAAA
It includes:
- a CDS encoding aminotransferase class V-fold PLP-dependent enzyme encodes the protein MDKQKARSYFPHLATGMIYMNHAATGPMSTLVKEKLNGFIFDKSENNIDDYKGYLKEAEKVKQGIAAMINSNPDRIAFTDSTTNGLNYLAQGLCLKKGDRIILNDIEFPANVYPFMNLQNEGVEIDFVKSSNGIVTAEDVINSIKPGTKLVAISMVQFLSGFRVDLEKIGKVCREKGIIFSVDAIQGLGALRLDIVKDKIDFISCGTQKWMLGLQGLAFIYISKELQERINPKYVGWLGVQDAWNLLDYKLELKPSSEGLQTGTVSVIGVYALSAALDLFNQFGFDEIEKEVITNTKYFIKRLDEIGLKPQLFNRPHESLSGIVSIKSDECQKYFEALTTEKIFTVVREGVLRISPHFYNTTDDIDRVVEVLRGVQKT